A genome region from Candidatus Binatia bacterium includes the following:
- a CDS encoding electron transfer flavoprotein subunit alpha/FixB family protein: MKNVVVYVEHRKGKTRKVTFELASEARRLADALGGKACAVVAGAGSSALAEALKSYPLDTIYVTDDADADAFLLDPAVDYLQAAVESAGPSLVLIPNTLSGRDVAGRLMVRLRSGIVADVVEIRVEGDAVVCVSPKLGGVLVTECALLPAEHGVATVRPNSFAAAPAAGAAQIIALAKPAKTYAAAIESDVEEGASELALEEAPAVVAGGRGLGGPEPFDTLLKPLAQALGGAVGASRAAADAGWVPYNLQIGQTGKTVTPKLYVAVGISGAIQHKVGMRASGTIVAINKDGSAPIAEFSDMLVVGDAFRIVPELTKLIEEAKGNHS, from the coding sequence GTGAAGAACGTCGTCGTCTACGTCGAGCACCGCAAGGGCAAGACGCGCAAGGTTACGTTCGAACTTGCAAGCGAGGCGCGCCGCCTCGCCGATGCGCTCGGCGGCAAGGCCTGCGCCGTCGTTGCCGGCGCGGGTTCGAGCGCGCTCGCGGAGGCGTTAAAATCCTATCCGCTCGACACGATCTACGTCACCGACGACGCGGATGCGGACGCGTTTCTGCTCGATCCCGCCGTTGACTATCTCCAGGCCGCCGTCGAATCGGCGGGTCCGTCGCTGGTTCTCATTCCGAACACGCTCTCCGGACGAGACGTGGCCGGACGCTTGATGGTTCGCCTGCGCAGCGGCATCGTCGCCGACGTCGTGGAGATTCGCGTCGAGGGCGACGCCGTCGTCTGCGTCTCGCCGAAGCTCGGCGGCGTGCTCGTCACCGAGTGTGCGCTGCTGCCTGCGGAGCACGGCGTCGCAACGGTTCGTCCGAACTCGTTCGCGGCGGCGCCCGCCGCGGGGGCCGCGCAGATCATCGCGCTTGCGAAGCCGGCGAAGACGTATGCGGCTGCGATCGAGAGCGACGTCGAAGAGGGCGCGAGCGAACTCGCGCTCGAGGAAGCACCCGCCGTCGTCGCGGGCGGCCGCGGGCTCGGGGGACCCGAGCCGTTCGACACGCTCCTGAAGCCGCTGGCGCAAGCGCTGGGCGGCGCGGTCGGCGCATCGCGGGCGGCAGCCGACGCCGGCTGGGTGCCGTACAATCTTCAGATCGGACAGACCGGAAAGACGGTCACTCCGAAGCTCTACGTCGCGGTCGGCATCTCTGGGGCGATCCAGCATAAGGTCGGCATGCGCGCTTCGGGAACGATCGTCGCCATCAATAAGGACGGCTCGGCTCCGATCGCCGAGTTTTCCGATATGCTCGTCGTGGGCGATGCCTTCCGCATCGTGCCGGAACTGACGAAACTGATAGAGGAAGCTAAAGGAAACCACTCTTGA
- a CDS encoding electron transfer flavoprotein subunit beta/FixA family protein: MKIVVTVKLVPDPNAEKRIDAQTKRLVRTGVETVLNPYDEYALEAGLQLKERSGGDTRVTVFSMAPEPLRETLRKALAMGADDAVVLSDPGLEGSDVWASAYAIAAGLRKLDFDLLIVGGLTDDSSTGAVPGALAEHLGLPCVTNARKIEIAGGGLEVERETDSGYQTVRAPLPALLTTALTFGEPRYASLKGIMGAKKKTIAATSLADLALDLPVGASGSKTELRSFAPPPTRGKGVTIEASDGAAGAKAIFDFLREKKLV, from the coding sequence GTGAAGATCGTGGTGACGGTTAAACTCGTTCCGGATCCGAACGCCGAGAAACGTATCGACGCTCAAACGAAGCGTTTGGTGCGGACCGGCGTCGAGACCGTGCTCAATCCCTATGACGAGTACGCGCTCGAGGCCGGGCTCCAGCTCAAGGAGCGTTCCGGCGGCGATACGCGAGTGACCGTATTTTCGATGGCGCCGGAGCCGCTGCGCGAGACGCTTCGTAAGGCGCTCGCGATGGGCGCCGACGATGCGGTCGTGCTCAGCGACCCCGGCCTCGAGGGGAGCGACGTCTGGGCGAGCGCCTACGCGATCGCGGCCGGCCTGCGAAAGCTCGACTTCGATCTCCTCATCGTCGGCGGGCTGACCGACGACAGCAGCACCGGCGCCGTGCCGGGTGCGCTCGCCGAGCATCTCGGATTGCCGTGCGTGACGAACGCGCGAAAGATCGAGATCGCGGGCGGCGGCTTGGAGGTCGAGCGCGAGACCGACTCGGGATATCAAACGGTGCGCGCGCCGCTTCCGGCGCTGCTGACGACCGCGCTGACCTTTGGCGAGCCGCGCTACGCATCGCTCAAAGGCATCATGGGGGCGAAGAAAAAGACGATCGCCGCGACTTCGCTGGCGGATCTCGCGCTCGACCTTCCGGTCGGCGCGAGCGGGTCGAAGACCGAGCTTCGCAGTTTCGCGCCGCCCCCCACTCGCGGCAAAGGCGTGACGATCGAAGCGAGCGACGGCGCCGCCGGCGCGAAGGCGATCTTCGATTTTCTCCGTGAGAAGAAGCTCGTCTAG